The proteins below are encoded in one region of Alistipes communis:
- a CDS encoding endonuclease/exonuclease/phosphatase family protein: MLICCCCLGCGNGEKEIDDPDRPDRPDGDEYEDIEVVDGKVRFYLSESENGIRRPMGVGERVWNESKVTVNGKPYAIATDENDRRYIDVAASNAGTYNATLTTTESGSWYDTSVYTDVKLPYSQFWTTTAQALQSYPMYGSYTKENGNKLIFDDAFAVLDVALTGSAEIASVKVASPDEEIVAGFANYLPSRGGFSMTEGVDFAVLNCTDDGRCVALDKGTPKHFHIMLAPGDYPTGLEITVGDAEHRAMKHTLASLQLAAGEVYTVDLAYTPDADLVFYEGFDNFVWGGDIMGGQEASGYAPTAETVTTDSGTDRDGYADAFERVAYNNPGSAFIQSNTWDEVNGKTVGTSHQMSDSYVASRNIADYTFMFRCQEYQGYLACGTGNTGRGIFQTAALQAIEGIGSVRVAFDFCYQYGSTDVLLFQVLNGGMIASATVDGHSVTLTDENSGYSGATGKYIVEKNYVTLPSSESAVKEWHRVEVVVENATDGTMLYWAGNDTSSGVHGFYLDNIEVRSLGEAERGENILRVLYWNIQNGMWSDQANDYDNFTAWVKKYDPDVCVWCESATIYKDNTNAGAPASDKFLPDGWPALAARYGHSYTAVGGWRDNYPQTITSKYPIETLLKITDTEQAGKPVSHGAAIQQVTVKGHKINVVTLHTWPQAYAFGVTGSANQAASAANNEGDKYRAFEIGYICDKTVNDPAYAAQEDWLMMGDFNARSRVDNWFYNYPENDTRLLVHDHIRNNTDLVDIIAERNPGRFISSTYGNARIDFMYASPSMYGRVANALIVIDKWTTATKSPYVSNFYDPSDHRPILVDFELK, encoded by the coding sequence TTGCTGATCTGCTGTTGCTGTCTGGGGTGCGGCAACGGTGAAAAAGAAATCGACGACCCCGACCGTCCCGACCGACCGGACGGCGACGAATACGAGGACATCGAGGTGGTGGACGGCAAAGTGCGTTTCTACCTGTCCGAGTCGGAAAACGGCATCCGCCGGCCGATGGGCGTCGGCGAGCGGGTATGGAATGAGTCGAAGGTAACGGTCAACGGCAAGCCCTATGCGATTGCGACCGATGAGAACGACCGCCGCTATATCGACGTCGCGGCATCGAACGCCGGCACCTACAACGCCACACTGACCACTACGGAGTCCGGCAGTTGGTATGACACCTCGGTCTACACCGATGTGAAACTCCCCTACTCGCAGTTCTGGACGACGACCGCCCAAGCGCTGCAATCGTACCCGATGTACGGTTCGTACACCAAAGAAAACGGCAACAAGCTGATTTTCGACGACGCTTTCGCCGTGCTGGACGTGGCGCTGACGGGATCGGCCGAAATCGCTTCGGTGAAGGTCGCGTCGCCCGACGAAGAAATCGTGGCCGGATTCGCCAACTACCTCCCCTCCCGCGGGGGCTTCTCGATGACCGAAGGCGTCGACTTCGCCGTGCTCAACTGCACCGACGACGGCCGCTGCGTGGCGCTGGACAAGGGAACGCCGAAACATTTCCACATCATGCTGGCGCCGGGCGACTATCCGACGGGGTTGGAGATTACCGTCGGCGACGCGGAGCACCGCGCCATGAAACATACGCTGGCGTCCCTGCAACTCGCCGCAGGCGAAGTATACACCGTCGATCTGGCCTATACGCCCGACGCCGACCTCGTCTTCTACGAAGGTTTCGACAACTTCGTCTGGGGCGGCGACATCATGGGCGGACAGGAGGCGTCGGGCTACGCCCCGACGGCCGAAACCGTTACGACGGACTCGGGAACGGACCGCGACGGTTATGCGGACGCCTTCGAACGGGTCGCCTACAACAACCCCGGGTCGGCCTTCATCCAGTCGAATACGTGGGATGAAGTCAACGGCAAGACGGTCGGCACGTCGCATCAAATGTCCGACTCCTACGTGGCCAGCCGCAACATCGCCGACTACACCTTCATGTTCCGCTGTCAGGAGTATCAGGGTTATCTCGCCTGCGGCACGGGGAACACGGGCCGCGGCATCTTCCAGACCGCCGCGCTTCAAGCCATAGAGGGCATCGGCTCCGTGCGCGTCGCATTCGACTTCTGCTACCAGTACGGTTCGACGGACGTCCTGCTGTTCCAAGTCCTCAACGGAGGAATGATCGCCTCGGCGACCGTCGACGGGCACTCCGTCACGCTGACCGACGAGAATTCGGGCTACTCGGGTGCAACGGGAAAATACATCGTCGAGAAAAACTACGTGACGCTCCCGTCGAGCGAGTCGGCCGTCAAGGAGTGGCACCGCGTGGAGGTCGTCGTGGAGAACGCGACCGACGGCACGATGCTCTACTGGGCGGGCAACGACACAAGCAGCGGCGTCCATGGCTTCTATCTCGACAACATCGAGGTGCGTTCGCTCGGCGAAGCGGAGCGGGGCGAGAACATTCTGCGCGTGCTCTACTGGAATATTCAAAACGGCATGTGGTCGGATCAGGCCAACGATTACGACAACTTCACGGCTTGGGTGAAGAAGTACGACCCCGACGTGTGCGTATGGTGCGAATCGGCGACCATCTACAAGGACAACACCAATGCAGGAGCGCCCGCATCCGACAAGTTCCTGCCCGACGGCTGGCCGGCACTGGCAGCGCGCTACGGCCACTCGTATACGGCCGTCGGCGGCTGGCGCGACAATTATCCGCAGACCATCACCTCGAAATATCCGATCGAGACGCTGCTCAAAATCACGGATACGGAGCAGGCGGGAAAACCCGTTTCGCACGGCGCCGCCATCCAGCAAGTCACCGTGAAGGGTCATAAAATCAATGTCGTGACGCTCCACACGTGGCCGCAGGCCTACGCCTTCGGCGTCACCGGCTCGGCAAATCAGGCGGCGAGCGCCGCCAACAACGAAGGCGACAAGTACCGTGCGTTCGAAATCGGGTACATCTGCGACAAGACGGTCAACGATCCGGCCTACGCCGCACAGGAGGATTGGCTGATGATGGGCGACTTCAACGCCCGTTCCCGCGTCGACAACTGGTTCTACAACTATCCCGAGAACGACACCCGTCTGCTGGTTCACGATCACATCCGCAACAATACCGATTTGGTGGACATCATCGCCGAGCGCAACCCGGGACGCTTCATCTCGTCGACCTACGGCAATGCCCGCATCGAC
- a CDS encoding iron ABC transporter permease: MKFALEIRRGILFGLLAIVVVVLFAFDLASGSVGVGGREVWALLTGGPCDPMARDIILKIRLIKAVVAVLAGFSLAASGLLMQTLFRNPLAGPFVLGISSGASLGVALFLLGAPLLGIAGHSLLASVGTAGAAWIGSALILLSIMAVSRRIKDIMVILILGMMFGSAVGALVEILQYMSNEAALKSFVVWTMGSLGDVTIPQLTLLVPAVAVGTGLTFAVLKPLNLLLLGERYARTMGLNVGRTRTLIFLATTLLSGTVTAFCGPIGFVGLAVPHLARMLFASADHRVLMPASMLLGAAMLLVCDLCSKQLALPVNTLTALMGIPIVVWVVVRNKNIV, from the coding sequence GTGAAATTCGCCCTCGAAATCCGCCGAGGAATTCTTTTCGGCCTCCTTGCGATCGTCGTCGTCGTGCTCTTCGCCTTCGATCTCGCATCGGGATCGGTCGGCGTGGGCGGCCGCGAGGTGTGGGCCTTGCTGACGGGCGGGCCGTGCGATCCCATGGCGCGCGACATCATTCTGAAAATCCGGTTGATAAAGGCCGTCGTCGCCGTGCTGGCGGGGTTTTCGCTTGCGGCCAGCGGCCTGTTGATGCAGACGTTGTTCCGCAATCCGCTGGCAGGCCCTTTCGTGCTGGGTATCAGCTCGGGCGCGAGTCTCGGCGTGGCGTTGTTTCTGTTGGGGGCGCCGCTGCTGGGCATCGCAGGGCATTCGTTGCTGGCCAGCGTCGGTACGGCGGGCGCCGCATGGATCGGGTCGGCGCTCATCCTGTTGTCGATCATGGCCGTCAGCCGCCGTATCAAGGACATCATGGTAATTCTGATTCTGGGAATGATGTTCGGATCGGCCGTCGGGGCGCTCGTCGAGATTCTCCAATACATGAGCAACGAGGCGGCTCTCAAATCGTTCGTCGTCTGGACGATGGGATCGCTCGGCGATGTGACGATCCCGCAGCTGACGCTGCTCGTGCCGGCCGTGGCGGTCGGTACGGGATTGACGTTCGCCGTACTCAAACCGTTGAATCTGCTGCTGCTGGGCGAGCGCTACGCCCGCACGATGGGGCTGAATGTCGGCCGTACACGCACGTTGATCTTTCTGGCCACGACGTTGCTGTCGGGTACCGTGACCGCCTTCTGCGGCCCGATCGGTTTCGTGGGGCTGGCCGTGCCGCACCTGGCGCGGATGCTCTTCGCCAGCGCCGACCACCGCGTGCTCATGCCCGCCTCGATGCTGCTCGGTGCGGCGATGCTGCTCGTCTGCGATCTCTGTTCGAAACAGCTGGCGCTGCCGGTCAATACGCTGACGGCGCTCATGGGCATTCCGATCGTGGTGTGGGTGGTGGTGCGTAATAAGAATATCGTATGA
- a CDS encoding ABC transporter ATP-binding protein — protein sequence MTHVELQHITIGYGHRVLLEDVSAAIGGGRLVALLGRNGTGKSTLLRAVAGLEAPLSGGIRLCGRLLSATPAHELAQVVSFVTTEKVRIANLASRDVVGLGRAPYTDWLGRLRPGDRAVVDRALNLVGMGGFADKPMDRLSDGEAQRVMIARALAQDTPVILLDEPTAFLDMPNRYELCTLLRRLAHDEGKCIFFSTHELDIALTLCDAVALIDPPRLHLLPTDEMIRSGHIERLFDNGTVAFDASTRTVTVRR from the coding sequence ATGACACACGTCGAATTGCAGCATATCACTATCGGCTACGGGCACCGGGTGCTGCTCGAAGATGTTTCGGCGGCTATCGGCGGCGGACGGCTCGTCGCGTTGCTGGGACGCAACGGCACGGGGAAAAGTACGCTGCTGCGTGCGGTCGCGGGGCTCGAGGCGCCGCTGTCGGGCGGGATACGGCTCTGCGGACGCCTGCTGAGTGCGACGCCGGCGCACGAGCTCGCGCAGGTCGTGAGTTTCGTCACCACCGAGAAGGTGCGCATCGCCAACCTCGCCAGCCGCGACGTGGTAGGGTTGGGGCGGGCTCCCTATACCGACTGGCTGGGGCGTCTGCGGCCCGGAGACCGTGCGGTCGTCGACCGTGCCTTGAATCTGGTGGGGATGGGCGGTTTCGCCGACAAGCCGATGGATCGCCTGTCGGACGGCGAGGCGCAGCGCGTGATGATCGCGCGTGCGCTTGCGCAGGACACGCCGGTGATCTTGCTCGACGAGCCGACGGCTTTTCTCGACATGCCCAATCGCTACGAGTTGTGTACGCTGCTGCGTCGGCTGGCGCATGACGAGGGGAAGTGCATCTTCTTTTCGACGCACGAACTGGACATCGCGCTGACGCTGTGCGACGCCGTCGCGCTGATCGATCCGCCGCGGCTGCACCTCCTGCCTACCGACGAAATGATTCGCAGTGGCCATATCGAACGGCTTTTCGACAACGGGACGGTGGCCTTCGATGCCTCGACGCGCACGGTAACGGTGCGGAGGTGA
- the rpsT gene encoding 30S ribosomal protein S20 codes for MANHKSSKKRIRQTVTKRAHNRLYHKTARNAVKALRNTSEKSAAEALLPKVTSMLDKLAKHNIIHKNKAGNLKGALQLHVNAL; via the coding sequence ATGGCAAACCATAAGTCATCCAAGAAGCGGATTCGCCAGACCGTTACCAAACGTGCGCACAACCGTCTCTATCACAAGACGGCGCGCAATGCGGTGAAGGCGCTGCGCAATACCAGCGAGAAGAGCGCTGCCGAAGCGTTGCTGCCCAAGGTAACGTCGATGTTGGACAAGTTGGCCAAGCACAACATCATCCACAAGAACAAGGCCGGTAACTTGAAAGGCGCGCTCCAACTGCACGTCAACGCGCTCTAA
- the gcvH gene encoding glycine cleavage system protein GcvH, translating to MNVPSNLKYSNDHEWCRMEGDTAYVGITDFAQSQLGDIVFVDVPTEGETVAAGEVFGTIEAVKTVSDAFLPVSGEIVEFNAAVDADPSIVNKDPYGEGWLVKVRVSDPAEYDTLLTAEQYTELIG from the coding sequence ATGAATGTTCCTTCCAATTTGAAGTACTCCAACGACCACGAGTGGTGCCGTATGGAGGGAGACACGGCCTACGTCGGCATTACGGATTTCGCGCAGAGCCAGTTGGGCGACATCGTCTTCGTCGATGTGCCCACCGAGGGCGAGACCGTCGCGGCAGGCGAGGTTTTCGGTACGATCGAGGCGGTGAAGACCGTGTCGGACGCATTCCTCCCCGTATCGGGCGAGATCGTCGAATTCAATGCAGCCGTCGACGCCGATCCTTCGATCGTCAACAAGGATCCCTACGGCGAGGGCTGGCTCGTAAAGGTGCGGGTGAGCGATCCCGCCGAGTACGATACGCTGCTCACGGCCGAGCAATATACCGAGTTGATCGGATAG
- a CDS encoding biotin--[acetyl-CoA-carboxylase] ligase: MIYHIAETTSTNDLAREERYGHGDVICAERQTAGRGQRGHTWTSPEGVNLLFSVVLCPTFLPAGEQFLLSQAVALALVDTLGTCGIDARIKWTNDIYAGDRKLVGILIEHHLAGGRLARTVAGIGINVNQTEFDPALPNPTSMALEAGRTFDREEVLDRFHAALMRRYAALEADDRAPLAEEYRRRMYRIDAPQAFRLPDGTRFTGVIRGVRAGGALQVEHPDGTLHDYLFREIEFEVKKSPEELGMKK, translated from the coding sequence ATGATCTATCATATTGCGGAGACGACTTCGACCAACGACCTCGCGCGTGAGGAGCGTTACGGCCACGGCGACGTGATCTGCGCCGAACGGCAGACGGCGGGACGCGGGCAGCGGGGACATACATGGACGAGTCCCGAAGGGGTGAACCTTCTCTTTTCGGTCGTGCTCTGTCCGACGTTCCTTCCCGCAGGCGAGCAGTTCCTGCTCTCGCAGGCCGTGGCGCTCGCGCTGGTCGACACCCTCGGCACCTGCGGAATCGACGCCCGCATCAAATGGACGAACGACATCTACGCCGGCGATCGCAAACTGGTGGGCATCCTCATCGAGCATCACCTCGCAGGCGGGCGGCTCGCCCGCACGGTGGCCGGCATCGGCATCAACGTCAACCAGACGGAGTTCGATCCCGCGCTGCCCAATCCCACCTCGATGGCGCTCGAAGCGGGACGCACGTTCGACCGAGAAGAGGTGCTCGACCGGTTCCACGCCGCACTCATGCGACGGTATGCCGCGCTCGAAGCGGACGACAGGGCGCCGCTTGCGGAGGAGTATCGCCGCCGCATGTACCGGATCGACGCTCCGCAGGCCTTCCGGCTGCCCGACGGAACCCGTTTCACGGGCGTGATCCGCGGTGTCCGCGCAGGGGGCGCGTTGCAGGTCGAACACCCCGACGGCACGTTGCACGACTATCTTTTCAGGGAGATCGAGTTCGAGGTGAAAAAATCGCCGGAGGAGTTGGGAATGAAAAAATAA
- a CDS encoding 2,3,4,5-tetrahydropyridine-2,6-dicarboxylate N-succinyltransferase, with protein MYDELRTTVERAWDDRSLLQDDTTKAAIREVVELIDKGLLRTAEPVDLACSQWRVNEWVKKAVILYFPIQKMRILRAGELEWYDKMDIKRDYDRLGVRAVPHAVARYGAYIAPGAILMPSYVNIGAYVGEGTMVDTWATVGSCAQIGSHVHLSGGVGIGGVLEPVQAAPVIIEDNCFVGSRAIVVEGAHVCREAVLGSNTVITGSTHIIDVTGAEPVEYRGYVPPRSVVIPGSYAKKFPAGEYSVACALIIGRRKESTDKKTSLNDALRDFGVAV; from the coding sequence ATGTACGACGAACTCCGAACAACCGTCGAACGGGCGTGGGACGACCGCAGCCTGTTGCAGGACGATACGACCAAAGCCGCCATCCGCGAGGTGGTGGAACTCATCGACAAGGGGCTTCTGCGCACGGCCGAACCCGTCGACCTCGCGTGCAGCCAGTGGCGGGTCAACGAGTGGGTCAAGAAGGCCGTGATCCTCTATTTCCCGATCCAGAAGATGCGCATTCTGCGCGCCGGCGAACTGGAATGGTACGACAAGATGGACATCAAACGCGACTACGACCGGTTGGGCGTGCGCGCCGTGCCCCATGCAGTAGCCCGTTACGGCGCCTACATCGCTCCGGGAGCCATTCTCATGCCCTCGTACGTCAACATCGGCGCCTACGTGGGCGAAGGGACGATGGTCGACACGTGGGCCACCGTCGGGTCGTGCGCCCAGATCGGGAGCCACGTCCACCTCTCGGGCGGCGTGGGGATCGGCGGCGTGCTCGAACCCGTGCAGGCAGCGCCCGTCATCATCGAGGACAACTGCTTCGTCGGTTCGCGCGCGATCGTGGTCGAGGGGGCGCACGTCTGCCGCGAGGCGGTGCTCGGCTCGAACACGGTCATCACCGGTTCGACGCACATCATCGACGTCACGGGGGCCGAACCGGTCGAATACCGGGGCTACGTTCCGCCGCGTTCGGTCGTAATTCCGGGAAGCTACGCCAAGAAGTTTCCGGCCGGAGAGTACAGCGTGGCCTGCGCGCTCATCATCGGGCGGCGCAAGGAGTCGACCGACAAGAAGACCTCGCTCAACGACGCGCTGCGCGATTTCGGCGTTGCGGTGTAA
- a CDS encoding prolyl oligopeptidase family serine peptidase: MRRFVWTAATLAVVALMPGCNRKMKISHLPYPDTRRDTTVVVDYHGTRVADPYRWLEDDNSAETAAWVEAENAVTRDYLDRLPARQAIYDRLTALYDYPKEGAPERHGDYYYYFLNDGLQNQSALWRKRSLTAQGELFLDPNTLSADGTTALVDVSFSDDGRWCAYAAAEAGSDWVRIHVVDTATGQLTQDVIEWVKFSGATWAPDSEGFYYSAYDAPKANVYSSKNECQKVYYHRLGTAQADDILIYGDPEHPLRYFSGWESDDGRWLFVLASEGTSGSEVLFRPADKEEPFRTLLAGFANDYAPVECRDDKLYVVTNDSAANYRLARIDLLEPRGLETVIAEHPDDLLEAVAPGGGYLWVKYLRNAQNKIYKYDYEGNRQADVPLPAIGSVPSFGCKDREQEIFFSLNTFTAPPTVYRYDIPTGRTTCYHTPQVAYDAAQYTTEQLFFESSDGEHVPMFVSHRRGLRLDGSNPCYLYGYGGFQINITPAFKPEHILFMEQGGVVVNVNLRGGSEYGERWHKAGMLDRKQQVFDDFIAAAEFLITEKYTSREKLAIAGGSNGGLLVGACEVQRPDLFAVCLPAVGVMDMLRYHLFTIGWGWATEYGTSDDAAQFRTLYAYSPLHNIREGVCYPATLVTTGDHDDRVVPAHSFKFAATLQYAQACDAPVLIRIERNAGHGAGKPLSKRIAESADSYAFLFYNTGTTYGQSAPEN; the protein is encoded by the coding sequence ATGAGACGATTCGTATGGACGGCGGCGACCCTCGCAGTGGTCGCGTTGATGCCCGGTTGTAACAGAAAGATGAAAATAAGCCATTTACCCTATCCCGACACGCGGCGCGACACGACCGTCGTCGTCGACTACCACGGTACGCGTGTCGCCGATCCCTACCGCTGGCTGGAAGACGACAATTCGGCCGAGACGGCCGCATGGGTCGAAGCCGAAAACGCCGTCACGCGCGACTACCTCGACCGGCTCCCTGCCCGTCAGGCCATTTACGACCGGTTGACGGCGCTCTACGACTATCCGAAGGAGGGCGCGCCCGAGCGGCACGGCGACTATTACTACTATTTCCTCAACGACGGCCTTCAAAACCAGTCGGCGCTGTGGCGCAAGCGCTCGCTCACGGCTCAGGGCGAACTGTTCCTCGATCCGAATACCCTTTCGGCCGACGGTACGACGGCGCTCGTCGACGTCTCGTTCTCCGACGACGGCCGTTGGTGCGCGTATGCCGCCGCCGAAGCCGGTTCGGATTGGGTGCGGATACATGTCGTGGATACCGCGACGGGTCAGTTGACGCAGGATGTGATCGAATGGGTGAAGTTCTCCGGCGCGACATGGGCCCCCGACTCCGAAGGGTTCTATTACAGCGCCTACGACGCGCCGAAGGCGAACGTCTATTCGTCGAAGAACGAATGCCAGAAGGTCTATTACCACCGTCTGGGTACGGCGCAGGCCGACGACATTCTCATATACGGCGATCCGGAGCATCCGCTGCGCTATTTCAGCGGCTGGGAGAGCGACGACGGCCGCTGGCTTTTCGTCCTCGCGTCGGAAGGTACGTCGGGCAGTGAAGTTCTCTTCCGCCCGGCGGACAAGGAGGAGCCGTTCCGTACGTTGCTGGCCGGCTTCGCCAACGACTATGCGCCCGTCGAGTGCCGCGACGACAAACTCTATGTCGTGACCAACGACAGTGCGGCCAACTATCGGCTGGCGCGCATCGATCTGCTCGAACCCCGGGGGTTGGAGACCGTCATCGCGGAGCACCCCGACGATCTGCTCGAAGCGGTCGCTCCGGGCGGGGGATACCTGTGGGTGAAATACCTCCGGAACGCGCAGAACAAGATCTACAAATACGATTACGAGGGCAACCGGCAGGCCGACGTGCCGCTGCCGGCCATCGGTTCGGTGCCGAGTTTCGGCTGCAAGGACAGGGAGCAGGAGATTTTCTTCTCGCTCAACACCTTCACCGCGCCTCCGACCGTCTACCGCTACGACATTCCCACGGGCCGCACTACCTGCTACCATACGCCGCAGGTGGCCTACGATGCGGCGCAGTACACTACCGAACAGCTCTTCTTCGAATCCTCCGACGGCGAGCACGTGCCGATGTTCGTCTCGCATCGCCGGGGGCTGCGGCTCGACGGCAGCAATCCCTGTTACCTCTACGGCTACGGCGGTTTCCAGATCAATATCACCCCTGCGTTCAAGCCCGAGCACATCCTCTTCATGGAGCAGGGCGGCGTGGTGGTGAACGTCAACCTGCGCGGCGGTTCGGAATACGGCGAGCGGTGGCACAAGGCTGGTATGCTCGACCGCAAGCAGCAGGTCTTCGACGATTTCATCGCGGCGGCCGAATTCCTCATCACCGAGAAGTATACCTCGCGCGAAAAGCTGGCCATCGCCGGCGGCTCGAACGGCGGATTGCTGGTGGGCGCCTGCGAAGTGCAGCGCCCCGACCTGTTCGCCGTCTGCCTGCCTGCGGTCGGCGTGATGGACATGTTGCGCTACCACCTTTTCACCATCGGCTGGGGCTGGGCGACCGAATACGGTACGAGCGACGATGCGGCGCAGTTCCGCACGCTCTACGCCTACTCGCCGCTGCACAACATCCGCGAAGGCGTCTGCTACCCCGCGACGCTCGTCACGACGGGCGACCACGACGATCGTGTGGTGCCGGCGCATTCGTTCAAATTCGCTGCGACGCTCCAATATGCGCAGGCGTGCGATGCTCCGGTGCTGATCCGCATCGAACGGAATGCCGGCCACGGCGCGGGCAAACCGCTCTCGAAGCGTATCGCCGAATCGGCCGACAGCTACGCTTTCCTGTTCTACAATACGGGGACGACGTACGGACAATCGGCGCCGGAGAATTGA
- a CDS encoding aspartate kinase: MKVYKFGGASVRNAEGVRNLRNIIDDEQNLFIIVSAMGKTTNALERVFEGVQRGDREKSAAEIARLREYHAAIIDDLWHGPTRLERVEALFAELDRVAAETQYRAADAELWYDTIVAFGELLSTTVVSEYLASAGVANHWVDMRRALVTQQRHKDASVDIDASAFRLLAEVEGAAETIFVGQGFIGGAPDGTTTTLGREGSDYSAAVVANILGAESMSVWKDVDGVLNADPKTFPDAEQIKELNYLDTIELAYSGAQIIHPKTIKPLQNKNIPLYVRPFGDKRKPGTVIRGTSAPVTVPILILKKDQVFLTVRSRDFSFVLEEKFATIFSLLERYRIKTNLIHNSAVNLGLCVDNSWHIDEAVAEFRDEGFDVMKVEDMELLTIRGYTDELLAKYGYTPKVFVRQTTQSTARIVRKK; the protein is encoded by the coding sequence ATGAAGGTCTATAAATTCGGCGGAGCATCGGTCCGCAATGCTGAGGGGGTGCGCAACCTGCGCAATATCATCGACGACGAACAGAACCTCTTCATCATCGTCTCGGCGATGGGCAAGACGACCAATGCGCTGGAACGGGTGTTCGAGGGGGTGCAGCGGGGCGACCGCGAAAAATCCGCTGCCGAGATCGCACGGTTGCGCGAATATCACGCCGCGATCATCGACGACCTCTGGCACGGCCCGACCCGTCTGGAACGGGTCGAGGCGTTGTTCGCCGAACTGGATCGCGTCGCCGCTGAGACGCAGTACCGTGCGGCCGACGCCGAGTTGTGGTACGACACGATCGTCGCCTTCGGCGAGCTGCTCTCGACGACCGTCGTCTCGGAGTACCTCGCCTCGGCGGGAGTGGCCAACCATTGGGTCGACATGCGCCGTGCACTGGTCACGCAGCAGCGCCACAAGGACGCTTCGGTCGATATCGACGCCTCGGCATTCCGCCTGCTGGCCGAAGTGGAAGGTGCAGCGGAGACGATCTTCGTGGGACAGGGCTTCATCGGCGGCGCGCCCGACGGGACGACTACGACGCTCGGCCGCGAGGGTTCGGACTACTCGGCGGCCGTGGTGGCCAATATTCTCGGCGCGGAGTCGATGTCGGTGTGGAAGGATGTCGACGGTGTGCTCAACGCCGACCCCAAGACCTTCCCCGACGCCGAGCAGATCAAGGAGTTGAACTACCTCGATACGATCGAACTGGCGTACAGCGGTGCGCAGATCATCCACCCCAAGACGATCAAGCCGTTGCAGAACAAGAATATCCCGCTCTACGTCCGCCCGTTCGGCGACAAGCGCAAGCCCGGAACGGTGATCCGCGGCACGTCGGCGCCCGTGACCGTCCCGATTCTGATTCTCAAAAAGGATCAGGTCTTCCTGACGGTGCGGTCGCGCGATTTTTCGTTCGTGCTGGAAGAGAAGTTCGCCACGATCTTCTCGCTGCTCGAACGCTACCGCATCAAGACCAATCTGATCCACAATTCGGCGGTCAATCTGGGGTTGTGCGTCGACAATTCGTGGCATATCGACGAAGCGGTGGCCGAATTCCGCGACGAGGGCTTCGACGTGATGAAGGTCGAGGATATGGAGCTGCTCACCATCCGGGGCTATACCGACGAGCTGCTGGCCAAGTACGGCTATACGCCGAAAGTCTTCGTCCGCCAGACGACCCAGTCCACCGCGCGTATCGTCCGCAAGAAGTAG